One Phalacrocorax aristotelis chromosome 14, bGulAri2.1, whole genome shotgun sequence DNA window includes the following coding sequences:
- the CDK1 gene encoding cyclin-dependent kinase 1 — translation MDAYTKIEKIGEGTYGVVYKGRHKTTGQVVAMKKIRLESEEEGVPSTAIREISLLKELRHPNIVCLQDVLMQDSRLYLVFEFLSMDLKKYLDSIPSGQYLDRSRVKSYLYQILQGIVFCHSRRVLHRDLKPQNLLIDDKGVIKLADFGLARAFGIPVRVYTHEVVTLWYRSPEVLLGSARYSTPVDMWSIGTIFAELATKKPLFHGDSEIDQLFRIFRALGTPNNEVWPEVESLQDYKNTFPKWKPGSLGAHVKNLDEDGLDLLSKMLIYDPSKRISGKMALNHPYFDDLDKSTLPANLIKK, via the exons ATGGATGCCTACACAAAAATAGAGAAGATTGGGGAAG GTACCTATGGTGTTGTGTATAAAGGTCGGCACAAAACCACAGGCCAAGTGgttgctatgaagaaaatacGTCTAGAAAGTGAGGAGGAAGGTGTTCCAAGTACTGCTATCCGAgaaatttctttattaaaagagCTGCGTCATCCCAATATAGTCTG CCTCCAGGATGTTCTTATGCAGGATTCAAGACTGTACCTCGTCTTTGAATTCCTTTCCATGGATCTCAAGAAATATTTGGATAGTATTCCATCTGGCCAATATTTGGATCGTTCACGAGTTAAG AGTTACTTGTATCAAATCTTGCAAGGTATTGTCTTCTGCCATTCAAGAAGAGTTCTGCACAGAGACTTAAAACCTCAGAATCTCTTAATAGATGACAAAGGAGTGATTAAACTGGCAGACTTTGGGTTGGCTCGAGCCTTTGGAATTCCAGTGCGAGTATACACTCATGAA GTAGTGACACTGTGGTACAGGTCTCCAGAAGTGTTGCTAGGATCTGCTCGTTACTCTACTCCTGTAGATATGTGGAGTATAGGTACCATATTTGCTGAGCTGGCAACAAAAAAGCCACTTTTCCATGGGGACTCTGAGATTGACCAGCTCTTCAGAATCTTCAG AGCTTTAGGTACCCCCAACAATGAGGTATGGCCTGAAGTGGAATCCCTGCAAGACTATAAAAACACATTCCCAAAATGGAAACCCGGCAGCCTGGGAGCACATGTTAAAAACTTAGATGAAGATGGACTCGATCTGCTGTCT aaaatgttGATCTATGATCCTTCAAAAAGAATTTCTGGCAAAATGGCCTTGAACCATCCATATTTCGATGACTTGGACAAATCCACTCTTCCTGCTAATCTGATTAAGAAATAA